Proteins encoded within one genomic window of Cyprinus carpio isolate SPL01 chromosome B22, ASM1834038v1, whole genome shotgun sequence:
- the LOC109064628 gene encoding glutamate receptor-interacting protein 2-like isoform X4 yields MPSWRRNLTFCLQRMHDEDDGPYSKGNKDSMGPDNSLTSRRQSIPELRGVTLVELIKKEGSTLGLTISGGTDKDGKPRVSNLRPGGLAARSDQLNVGDYIKSVNGINLTKLRHDEIISLLKNVGERVVLEVEYELPSPAPDSTSGVISKTIEICLQKEGNSFGFVMRGGSHEDWHRSRPLVVTHVRPGGPADREGTLKAGDRILSVDGVVLHSAPLSDALTVLTQCGQEALFQIEYDVSIMDSVTNASGPLLVEIAKAPGASLGITLTTAMHRNKQAIVIDKIKPASVVDRSGALHVGDHILSIDGTSTEHCSVLEATQLLASTTDQTKLEILPAHQTRLPGKPQDTVKIQKSDHPHCWDPCVNYCHSQHPGHCKTSTWTSTSSNPSSSQDYCKSVVCTNFSPGSTTTSGMTSQGSSTLPRAAPPMSPRNSMLKRRQRKKEHKSSSVSLASSSVGPGGQIIHTESSEVTLRGDPLNGFGVQLQGGIFATETLSAPPLIRFIEPDSSAERCGLLQVGDRVLSINGIPTEDGTLEEANQLLRDAALANKVTLEIEFDVAESVVPSSGTFHVKLQKKRGVELGITISASKKPGEPLIISDIKKGSIAHRTGTLEPGDKLLAIDNIRLENCSMEDAVQILQQSEDLLKLKIRKDEDNSDEQESSGSIIYTVELKRYGGPLGITISGTEEPFDPIIISGLTKRGLAERTGAIHVGDRILAINSVSLKGKPLSEAIHLLQMAGETVTLKIKKQTDTADDKNDLDNELSDNEDDMTDSQKTNKLSDIYSTTIPSVDSAMESWDGSGIDGGYSSQGAYTHQAAGIALHPHEWRNSKQRNSTPPPSRRKNYPFSDGGFSEDDWDKAAGYSSQPHADGLMMEQEDSFWCQALEDLETCGQSELLREIEASIMTGSALSLGVEGGKAHGETVNQPHLSPLRKAPHLVNETKNKSTLRMSEKTWESRRIKEEIQDILSPTPLELHKVTVMKDPESDDFGFSVSDGFLEKGVYVNMIRPEGPADRAGLKPYDRILQVNHVRTREFDCCLAVPLITEAGDKLELVISRNPLAQPGVAQPHDCHPHFNPVGHSREHQTSTLDL; encoded by the exons ATGATGGGCCGTACTCTAAGGGGAACAAGGATTCAATGGGGCCAGACAACTCCCTCACATCCAGAAGACAAAGCATCCCAG AACTGCGTGGGGTTACATTGGTTGAGCTGATTAAGAAGGAAGGAAGCACTTTAGGTCTCACCATCTCGGGCGGAACAGACAAGGACGGCAAACCACGCGTCTCCAACCTGCGGCCGGGTGGACTGGCGGCTAG GAGCGATCAGCTCAACGTGGGCGACTACATCAAGTCAGTCAATGGGATCAACCTGACCAAGCTGCGTCACGACGAGATCATCAGTCTGCTAAAAAACGTAGGCGAGCGTGTCGTGCTGGAAGTGGAGTATGAACTGCCTTCACCTG CGCCAGACAGTACCTCAGGTGTTATTTCCAAGACAATCGAGATCTGTTTGCAGAAAGAGGGCAACAGCTTCGGCTTTGTTATGCGAG GTGGATCCCATGAGGACTGGCACAGATCTCGTCCTTTGGTGGTCACACATGTCCGACCTGGTGGTCCTGCTGACAG GGAAGGGACCCTAAAAGCAGGCGATCGGATCTTAAGTGTGGATGGTGTGGTTTTACACAGTGCCCCTCTGAGCGATGCTCTTACAGTACTGACTCAGTGTGGCCAGGAGGCCCTGTTCCAGATCGAGTACGATGTCTCCATCATGG ACTCGGTGACAAACGCTTCAGGTCCTCTGCTGGTAGAGATTGCCAAGGCGCCCGGAGCCAGTCTAGGAATCACTCTGACCACTGCCATGCACAGGAACAAACAGGCCATCGTCATCGACAAGATCAAGCCCGCCAGTGTGGTGGACAG GTCTGGAGCGTTACACGTGGGTGATCATATCCTGTCTATAGATGGCACCAGCACAGAGCACTGCTCCGTCCTGGAGGCCACGCAGCTGCTGGCCAGCACTACTGATCAGACCAAACTAGAGATCCTCCCCGCACACCAAACACGCCTGCCCGGGAAACCCCAGGACACTG TGAAAATTCAGAAAAGTGACCACCCGCACTGCTGGGACCCCTGTGTGAACTACTGCCATTCTCAACATCCTGGTCACTGTAAGACATCGACATGGACCTCTACTTCCAGTAACCCATCCAGCTCTCAGGATTACTGCAAAT CGGTAGTCTGCACTAACTTCTCTCCTGGGTCCACTACCACATCAGGCATGACCAGCCAGGGTTCGAGCACGCTGCCCCGGGCCGCTCCTCCCATGAGCCCACGGAACTCCATGCTAAAGAGACGACAAAGGAAAAAAGAGCACAAAAGCTCCT CTGTGTCTTTAGCCTCAAGTTCTGTGGGCCCTGGTGGTCAGATCATCCACACAGAGTCCAGTGAGGTCACTCTGAGAGGAGACCCTCTAAATGGGTTTGGGGTTCAGCTGCAAGGTGGAATATTTGCGACAGAGACCCTCTCTGCACCCCCTCTTATCCGCTTCATAGAGCCGGACAGCTCGGCCGAAAG GTGTGGGCTTCTCCAGGTTGGAGACAGAGTCTTATCCATCAACGGAATTCCTACAGAAGACGGAACGCTGGAAGAGGCCAATCAGCTGCTCCGGGATGCTGCTCTGGCCAATAAGGTCACGCTAGAGATTGAGTTTGATGTAGCAG AATCTGTTGTGCCTAGCAGTGGAACATTCCATGTGAAGCTGCAGAAGAAACGAGGAGTGGAACTGGGCATCACAATCAGTG CCAGTAAGAAACCAGGAGAGCCTCTTATCATATCTGACATTAAAAAAGGCAGCATAGCACACAG AACAGGAACTCTGGAGCCTGGAGACAAGCTGCTGGCCATAGATAACATCCGTCTGGAGAACTGCTCCATGGAGGACGCCGTCCAGATCCTCCAGCAGAGCGAAGACCTGCTCAAACTCAAAATCCGCAAGGATGAGGACaactcag ACGAGCAGGAGTCATCCGGCTCCATCATCTACACGGTGGAGCTGAAGCGCTACGGCGGCCCGCTAGGCATCACCATCTCCGGCACCGAGGAGCCCTTTGACCCCATCATCATCTCAGGCCTGACCAAGAGGGGTCTCGCTGAGAG GACTGGAGCCATTCATGTTGGCGATCGTATTCTGGCCATCAACAGTGTCAGTCTGAAGGGGAAGCCGCTCAGTGAAGCCATACACCTGCTGCAGATGGCAGGAGAAACCGTCACCCTCAAGATCAAGAAACAGACCGACA CAGCAGATGATAAGAACGATCTGGATAATGAGCTCAGCGATAACGAGGACGACATGACCGACTCGCAGAAGACCAATAAACTGTCGGACATTTATTCCACCACTATCCCCAGTGTGGATTCGGCCATGGAGTCGTGGGACGGCTCGGGAATCGACGGCGGTTACAGCAGCCAAG GTGCCTACACCCATCAGGCCGCTGGGATTGCGCTACACCCTCACGAGTGGCGTAACAGCAAGCAGAGGAACAGCACGCCTCCTCCGTCCCGCCGCAAGAACTACCCCTTCAGTGACGGAGGATTCAGTGAGGACGACTGGGACAAAGCTGCCGG ATACAGCAGCCAGCCGCATGCAGACGGCCTCATGATGGAGCAGGAGGACAGTTTCTGGTGCCAGGCCCTGGAAGACCTGGAGACCTGCGGCCAGTCCGAGCTCCTGCGCGAGATCGAG GCATCGATAATGACCGGCAGTGCCCTGAGTTTGGGTGTAGAGGGTGGAAAGGCCCACGGCGAGACGGTCAACCAACCTCACCTCAGCCCTCTGAGAAAAGCCCCGCATCTCGTCAACGAAACCAAGAACAAGAGCACGCTCCGTATGTCCGAGAAGACCTGGGAGTCACGGAGGATCAAAGAAGAGATCCAGGACATCCTGTCGCCCACACCGTTAGAGCTGCACAAG GTGACTGTGATGAAAGACCCAGAGAGCGATGACTTTGGATTCAGCGTATCGGACGGTTTCTTGGAAAAGGGTGTTTACGTGAACATGATCAGACCTGAAGGTCCAGCGGATCGTGCTGGACTCAAACCCTACGACAGGATCCTTCAG
- the LOC109064628 gene encoding glutamate receptor-interacting protein 2-like isoform X2, whose amino-acid sequence MDRVNRVLNIVRQMSPRKRERGSHWEAESPETCEESLCSLSLCISDDGPYSKGNKDSMGPDNSLTSRRQSIPELRGVTLVELIKKEGSTLGLTISGGTDKDGKPRVSNLRPGGLAARSDQLNVGDYIKSVNGINLTKLRHDEIISLLKNVGERVVLEVEYELPSPAPDSTSGVISKTIEICLQKEGNSFGFVMRGGSHEDWHRSRPLVVTHVRPGGPADREGTLKAGDRILSVDGVVLHSAPLSDALTVLTQCGQEALFQIEYDVSIMDSVTNASGPLLVEIAKAPGASLGITLTTAMHRNKQAIVIDKIKPASVVDRSGALHVGDHILSIDGTSTEHCSVLEATQLLASTTDQTKLEILPAHQTRLPGKPQDTVKIQKSDHPHCWDPCVNYCHSQHPGHCKTSTWTSTSSNPSSSQDYCKSVVCTNFSPGSTTTSGMTSQGSSTLPRAAPPMSPRNSMLKRRQRKKEHKSSSVSLASSSVGPGGQIIHTESSEVTLRGDPLNGFGVQLQGGIFATETLSAPPLIRFIEPDSSAERCGLLQVGDRVLSINGIPTEDGTLEEANQLLRDAALANKVTLEIEFDVAESVVPSSGTFHVKLQKKRGVELGITISASKKPGEPLIISDIKKGSIAHRTGTLEPGDKLLAIDNIRLENCSMEDAVQILQQSEDLLKLKIRKDEDNSDEQESSGSIIYTVELKRYGGPLGITISGTEEPFDPIIISGLTKRGLAERTGAIHVGDRILAINSVSLKGKPLSEAIHLLQMAGETVTLKIKKQTDTDDKNDLDNELSDNEDDMTDSQKTNKLSDIYSTTIPSVDSAMESWDGSGIDGGYSSQGAYTHQAAGIALHPHEWRNSKQRNSTPPPSRRKNYPFSDGGFSEDDWDKAAGYSSQPHADGLMMEQEDSFWCQALEDLETCGQSELLREIEASIMTGSALSLGVEGGKAHGETVNQPHLSPLRKAPHLVNETKNKSTLRMSEKTWESRRIKEEIQDILSPTPLELHKVTVMKDPESDDFGFSVSDGFLEKGVYVNMIRPEGPADRAGLKPYDRILQVNHVRTREFDCCLAVPLITEAGDKLELVISRNPLAQPGVAQPHDCHPHFNPVGHSREHQTSTLDL is encoded by the exons ATGATGGGCCGTACTCTAAGGGGAACAAGGATTCAATGGGGCCAGACAACTCCCTCACATCCAGAAGACAAAGCATCCCAG AACTGCGTGGGGTTACATTGGTTGAGCTGATTAAGAAGGAAGGAAGCACTTTAGGTCTCACCATCTCGGGCGGAACAGACAAGGACGGCAAACCACGCGTCTCCAACCTGCGGCCGGGTGGACTGGCGGCTAG GAGCGATCAGCTCAACGTGGGCGACTACATCAAGTCAGTCAATGGGATCAACCTGACCAAGCTGCGTCACGACGAGATCATCAGTCTGCTAAAAAACGTAGGCGAGCGTGTCGTGCTGGAAGTGGAGTATGAACTGCCTTCACCTG CGCCAGACAGTACCTCAGGTGTTATTTCCAAGACAATCGAGATCTGTTTGCAGAAAGAGGGCAACAGCTTCGGCTTTGTTATGCGAG GTGGATCCCATGAGGACTGGCACAGATCTCGTCCTTTGGTGGTCACACATGTCCGACCTGGTGGTCCTGCTGACAG GGAAGGGACCCTAAAAGCAGGCGATCGGATCTTAAGTGTGGATGGTGTGGTTTTACACAGTGCCCCTCTGAGCGATGCTCTTACAGTACTGACTCAGTGTGGCCAGGAGGCCCTGTTCCAGATCGAGTACGATGTCTCCATCATGG ACTCGGTGACAAACGCTTCAGGTCCTCTGCTGGTAGAGATTGCCAAGGCGCCCGGAGCCAGTCTAGGAATCACTCTGACCACTGCCATGCACAGGAACAAACAGGCCATCGTCATCGACAAGATCAAGCCCGCCAGTGTGGTGGACAG GTCTGGAGCGTTACACGTGGGTGATCATATCCTGTCTATAGATGGCACCAGCACAGAGCACTGCTCCGTCCTGGAGGCCACGCAGCTGCTGGCCAGCACTACTGATCAGACCAAACTAGAGATCCTCCCCGCACACCAAACACGCCTGCCCGGGAAACCCCAGGACACTG TGAAAATTCAGAAAAGTGACCACCCGCACTGCTGGGACCCCTGTGTGAACTACTGCCATTCTCAACATCCTGGTCACTGTAAGACATCGACATGGACCTCTACTTCCAGTAACCCATCCAGCTCTCAGGATTACTGCAAAT CGGTAGTCTGCACTAACTTCTCTCCTGGGTCCACTACCACATCAGGCATGACCAGCCAGGGTTCGAGCACGCTGCCCCGGGCCGCTCCTCCCATGAGCCCACGGAACTCCATGCTAAAGAGACGACAAAGGAAAAAAGAGCACAAAAGCTCCT CTGTGTCTTTAGCCTCAAGTTCTGTGGGCCCTGGTGGTCAGATCATCCACACAGAGTCCAGTGAGGTCACTCTGAGAGGAGACCCTCTAAATGGGTTTGGGGTTCAGCTGCAAGGTGGAATATTTGCGACAGAGACCCTCTCTGCACCCCCTCTTATCCGCTTCATAGAGCCGGACAGCTCGGCCGAAAG GTGTGGGCTTCTCCAGGTTGGAGACAGAGTCTTATCCATCAACGGAATTCCTACAGAAGACGGAACGCTGGAAGAGGCCAATCAGCTGCTCCGGGATGCTGCTCTGGCCAATAAGGTCACGCTAGAGATTGAGTTTGATGTAGCAG AATCTGTTGTGCCTAGCAGTGGAACATTCCATGTGAAGCTGCAGAAGAAACGAGGAGTGGAACTGGGCATCACAATCAGTG CCAGTAAGAAACCAGGAGAGCCTCTTATCATATCTGACATTAAAAAAGGCAGCATAGCACACAG AACAGGAACTCTGGAGCCTGGAGACAAGCTGCTGGCCATAGATAACATCCGTCTGGAGAACTGCTCCATGGAGGACGCCGTCCAGATCCTCCAGCAGAGCGAAGACCTGCTCAAACTCAAAATCCGCAAGGATGAGGACaactcag ACGAGCAGGAGTCATCCGGCTCCATCATCTACACGGTGGAGCTGAAGCGCTACGGCGGCCCGCTAGGCATCACCATCTCCGGCACCGAGGAGCCCTTTGACCCCATCATCATCTCAGGCCTGACCAAGAGGGGTCTCGCTGAGAG GACTGGAGCCATTCATGTTGGCGATCGTATTCTGGCCATCAACAGTGTCAGTCTGAAGGGGAAGCCGCTCAGTGAAGCCATACACCTGCTGCAGATGGCAGGAGAAACCGTCACCCTCAAGATCAAGAAACAGACCGACA CAGATGATAAGAACGATCTGGATAATGAGCTCAGCGATAACGAGGACGACATGACCGACTCGCAGAAGACCAATAAACTGTCGGACATTTATTCCACCACTATCCCCAGTGTGGATTCGGCCATGGAGTCGTGGGACGGCTCGGGAATCGACGGCGGTTACAGCAGCCAAG GTGCCTACACCCATCAGGCCGCTGGGATTGCGCTACACCCTCACGAGTGGCGTAACAGCAAGCAGAGGAACAGCACGCCTCCTCCGTCCCGCCGCAAGAACTACCCCTTCAGTGACGGAGGATTCAGTGAGGACGACTGGGACAAAGCTGCCGG ATACAGCAGCCAGCCGCATGCAGACGGCCTCATGATGGAGCAGGAGGACAGTTTCTGGTGCCAGGCCCTGGAAGACCTGGAGACCTGCGGCCAGTCCGAGCTCCTGCGCGAGATCGAG GCATCGATAATGACCGGCAGTGCCCTGAGTTTGGGTGTAGAGGGTGGAAAGGCCCACGGCGAGACGGTCAACCAACCTCACCTCAGCCCTCTGAGAAAAGCCCCGCATCTCGTCAACGAAACCAAGAACAAGAGCACGCTCCGTATGTCCGAGAAGACCTGGGAGTCACGGAGGATCAAAGAAGAGATCCAGGACATCCTGTCGCCCACACCGTTAGAGCTGCACAAG GTGACTGTGATGAAAGACCCAGAGAGCGATGACTTTGGATTCAGCGTATCGGACGGTTTCTTGGAAAAGGGTGTTTACGTGAACATGATCAGACCTGAAGGTCCAGCGGATCGTGCTGGACTCAAACCCTACGACAGGATCCTTCAG
- the LOC109064628 gene encoding glutamate receptor-interacting protein 2-like isoform X6, with translation MLCGLRREVKTSFDDGPYSKGNKDSMGPDNSLTSRRQSIPELRGVTLVELIKKEGSTLGLTISGGTDKDGKPRVSNLRPGGLAARSDQLNVGDYIKSVNGINLTKLRHDEIISLLKNVGERVVLEVEYELPSPAPDSTSGVISKTIEICLQKEGNSFGFVMRGGSHEDWHRSRPLVVTHVRPGGPADREGTLKAGDRILSVDGVVLHSAPLSDALTVLTQCGQEALFQIEYDVSIMDSVTNASGPLLVEIAKAPGASLGITLTTAMHRNKQAIVIDKIKPASVVDRSGALHVGDHILSIDGTSTEHCSVLEATQLLASTTDQTKLEILPAHQTRLPGKPQDTVKIQKSDHPHCWDPCVNYCHSQHPGHCKTSTWTSTSSNPSSSQDYCKSVVCTNFSPGSTTTSGMTSQGSSTLPRAAPPMSPRNSMLKRRQRKKEHKSSSVSLASSSVGPGGQIIHTESSEVTLRGDPLNGFGVQLQGGIFATETLSAPPLIRFIEPDSSAERCGLLQVGDRVLSINGIPTEDGTLEEANQLLRDAALANKVTLEIEFDVAESVVPSSGTFHVKLQKKRGVELGITISASKKPGEPLIISDIKKGSIAHRTGTLEPGDKLLAIDNIRLENCSMEDAVQILQQSEDLLKLKIRKDEDNSDEQESSGSIIYTVELKRYGGPLGITISGTEEPFDPIIISGLTKRGLAERTGAIHVGDRILAINSVSLKGKPLSEAIHLLQMAGETVTLKIKKQTDTADDKNDLDNELSDNEDDMTDSQKTNKLSDIYSTTIPSVDSAMESWDGSGIDGGYSSQGAYTHQAAGIALHPHEWRNSKQRNSTPPPSRRKNYPFSDGGFSEDDWDKAAGYSSQPHADGLMMEQEDSFWCQALEDLETCGQSELLREIEASIMTGSALSLGVEGGKAHGETVNQPHLSPLRKAPHLVNETKNKSTLRMSEKTWESRRIKEEIQDILSPTPLELHKVTVMKDPESDDFGFSVSDGFLEKGVYVNMIRPEGPADRAGLKPYDRILQVNHVRTREFDCCLAVPLITEAGDKLELVISRNPLAQPGVAQPHDCHPHFNPVGHSREHQTSTLDL, from the exons ATGATGGGCCGTACTCTAAGGGGAACAAGGATTCAATGGGGCCAGACAACTCCCTCACATCCAGAAGACAAAGCATCCCAG AACTGCGTGGGGTTACATTGGTTGAGCTGATTAAGAAGGAAGGAAGCACTTTAGGTCTCACCATCTCGGGCGGAACAGACAAGGACGGCAAACCACGCGTCTCCAACCTGCGGCCGGGTGGACTGGCGGCTAG GAGCGATCAGCTCAACGTGGGCGACTACATCAAGTCAGTCAATGGGATCAACCTGACCAAGCTGCGTCACGACGAGATCATCAGTCTGCTAAAAAACGTAGGCGAGCGTGTCGTGCTGGAAGTGGAGTATGAACTGCCTTCACCTG CGCCAGACAGTACCTCAGGTGTTATTTCCAAGACAATCGAGATCTGTTTGCAGAAAGAGGGCAACAGCTTCGGCTTTGTTATGCGAG GTGGATCCCATGAGGACTGGCACAGATCTCGTCCTTTGGTGGTCACACATGTCCGACCTGGTGGTCCTGCTGACAG GGAAGGGACCCTAAAAGCAGGCGATCGGATCTTAAGTGTGGATGGTGTGGTTTTACACAGTGCCCCTCTGAGCGATGCTCTTACAGTACTGACTCAGTGTGGCCAGGAGGCCCTGTTCCAGATCGAGTACGATGTCTCCATCATGG ACTCGGTGACAAACGCTTCAGGTCCTCTGCTGGTAGAGATTGCCAAGGCGCCCGGAGCCAGTCTAGGAATCACTCTGACCACTGCCATGCACAGGAACAAACAGGCCATCGTCATCGACAAGATCAAGCCCGCCAGTGTGGTGGACAG GTCTGGAGCGTTACACGTGGGTGATCATATCCTGTCTATAGATGGCACCAGCACAGAGCACTGCTCCGTCCTGGAGGCCACGCAGCTGCTGGCCAGCACTACTGATCAGACCAAACTAGAGATCCTCCCCGCACACCAAACACGCCTGCCCGGGAAACCCCAGGACACTG TGAAAATTCAGAAAAGTGACCACCCGCACTGCTGGGACCCCTGTGTGAACTACTGCCATTCTCAACATCCTGGTCACTGTAAGACATCGACATGGACCTCTACTTCCAGTAACCCATCCAGCTCTCAGGATTACTGCAAAT CGGTAGTCTGCACTAACTTCTCTCCTGGGTCCACTACCACATCAGGCATGACCAGCCAGGGTTCGAGCACGCTGCCCCGGGCCGCTCCTCCCATGAGCCCACGGAACTCCATGCTAAAGAGACGACAAAGGAAAAAAGAGCACAAAAGCTCCT CTGTGTCTTTAGCCTCAAGTTCTGTGGGCCCTGGTGGTCAGATCATCCACACAGAGTCCAGTGAGGTCACTCTGAGAGGAGACCCTCTAAATGGGTTTGGGGTTCAGCTGCAAGGTGGAATATTTGCGACAGAGACCCTCTCTGCACCCCCTCTTATCCGCTTCATAGAGCCGGACAGCTCGGCCGAAAG GTGTGGGCTTCTCCAGGTTGGAGACAGAGTCTTATCCATCAACGGAATTCCTACAGAAGACGGAACGCTGGAAGAGGCCAATCAGCTGCTCCGGGATGCTGCTCTGGCCAATAAGGTCACGCTAGAGATTGAGTTTGATGTAGCAG AATCTGTTGTGCCTAGCAGTGGAACATTCCATGTGAAGCTGCAGAAGAAACGAGGAGTGGAACTGGGCATCACAATCAGTG CCAGTAAGAAACCAGGAGAGCCTCTTATCATATCTGACATTAAAAAAGGCAGCATAGCACACAG AACAGGAACTCTGGAGCCTGGAGACAAGCTGCTGGCCATAGATAACATCCGTCTGGAGAACTGCTCCATGGAGGACGCCGTCCAGATCCTCCAGCAGAGCGAAGACCTGCTCAAACTCAAAATCCGCAAGGATGAGGACaactcag ACGAGCAGGAGTCATCCGGCTCCATCATCTACACGGTGGAGCTGAAGCGCTACGGCGGCCCGCTAGGCATCACCATCTCCGGCACCGAGGAGCCCTTTGACCCCATCATCATCTCAGGCCTGACCAAGAGGGGTCTCGCTGAGAG GACTGGAGCCATTCATGTTGGCGATCGTATTCTGGCCATCAACAGTGTCAGTCTGAAGGGGAAGCCGCTCAGTGAAGCCATACACCTGCTGCAGATGGCAGGAGAAACCGTCACCCTCAAGATCAAGAAACAGACCGACA CAGCAGATGATAAGAACGATCTGGATAATGAGCTCAGCGATAACGAGGACGACATGACCGACTCGCAGAAGACCAATAAACTGTCGGACATTTATTCCACCACTATCCCCAGTGTGGATTCGGCCATGGAGTCGTGGGACGGCTCGGGAATCGACGGCGGTTACAGCAGCCAAG GTGCCTACACCCATCAGGCCGCTGGGATTGCGCTACACCCTCACGAGTGGCGTAACAGCAAGCAGAGGAACAGCACGCCTCCTCCGTCCCGCCGCAAGAACTACCCCTTCAGTGACGGAGGATTCAGTGAGGACGACTGGGACAAAGCTGCCGG ATACAGCAGCCAGCCGCATGCAGACGGCCTCATGATGGAGCAGGAGGACAGTTTCTGGTGCCAGGCCCTGGAAGACCTGGAGACCTGCGGCCAGTCCGAGCTCCTGCGCGAGATCGAG GCATCGATAATGACCGGCAGTGCCCTGAGTTTGGGTGTAGAGGGTGGAAAGGCCCACGGCGAGACGGTCAACCAACCTCACCTCAGCCCTCTGAGAAAAGCCCCGCATCTCGTCAACGAAACCAAGAACAAGAGCACGCTCCGTATGTCCGAGAAGACCTGGGAGTCACGGAGGATCAAAGAAGAGATCCAGGACATCCTGTCGCCCACACCGTTAGAGCTGCACAAG GTGACTGTGATGAAAGACCCAGAGAGCGATGACTTTGGATTCAGCGTATCGGACGGTTTCTTGGAAAAGGGTGTTTACGTGAACATGATCAGACCTGAAGGTCCAGCGGATCGTGCTGGACTCAAACCCTACGACAGGATCCTTCAG